One part of the Vicia villosa cultivar HV-30 ecotype Madison, WI linkage group LG6, Vvil1.0, whole genome shotgun sequence genome encodes these proteins:
- the LOC131611062 gene encoding S-protein homolog 5-like, with the protein MLVVEATDFFINPKVTVIIQNDIDPHPIPLDLTVHCKSKDDDLGFHTLAFAGTYSFRFRPLVFPSWAFTIFFCSFTWKGSPYLHYLDIYDEAMDNCKICGWKINKNGGCRLYKGSYKDCQEWKSVQLMDGNSTSKM; encoded by the coding sequence ATGCTAGTAGTTGAGGCTACTGATTTCTTTATAAATCCTAAAGTAACTGTTATAATTCAGAATGATATTGATCCACACCCAATCCCCTTAGATCTCACTGTCCATTGCAAATCTAAAGATGATGATCTTGGATTTCACACACTCGCATTTGCAGGAACTTACTCGTTTCGATTTAGACCATTAGTGTTTCCAAGTTGGGCTTTCACTATATTCTTTTGTAGTTTTACATGGAAAGGAAGCCCTTATCTTCACTATCTTGACATTTACGATGAAGCCATGGATAACTGCAAAATTTGTGgttggaaaataaataaaaatggtgGTTGTAGGCTTTATAAAGGATCGTATAAGGATTGTCAAGAATGGAAAAGCGTTCAACTAATGGATGGGAATAGTACTTCTAAGATGTAA